The window ATAGTTGAACTAGGCTATACTGGGAATGACATTGCTTATCGACATCTTTTACATGGTTTAACTGGCTAACGAAGGCGAGACTCTTTAGACATCGGTCGGCGTtgtggcagcggcggcggcgtggtcCTCGAAGGTGTCGGCTTCACTTTGGCGTGGGCGAAAGGCACGTTGCGCTCCTCCTCCGCTACGTTCGCTTCGGTGGGGTGCGGCGAACACCGCTCCTCCTCCGTTGCTTTCGCTTCGACACTGGCCGCGTCCATGGCCTGTTCTACCTCCACCGCTTTGGCTTTGGCTTTGGCGCGCCTCCTCCACTGCTTTGGCTTCAGTGCGGTCGGCGGCCACACCGTGCTCCTTCTTACCTGTTCTGGCTTTGGCAACGGCGATGGCTTCGGCGCGCGCCTCCTCCACTGCTTTGGCTTCAGCGCGGGCGGCGGCCACATCGTGCTCCTTCTTCGCTGTTCTAGCTTTGGCAAGGGCGATGGATTcggcgtgtgccgcggccacgaCGCGCGCCTCCTCCATTGCTTTGGCTTCAGCACGAGCGGTGGCCATAAATCGTTCCTTCTCCGTTGCTTCGGCTTTAGCTCGGATGGCGGCTACGCCGTGCGACCACTCCTGGCAAGCAAAATGAATGGTAGGAATTGTATATATTAGGCACTAGCATAGTGATGAGCTACTAGAATGGAATGGAAGATGACTAGAGATTAAGAAAACAAAGATtaatcatatatatatatatatattggaaAAGAGCAACGATCAACAATATGTATTACCTGCATATCGATGTTTGTCTCCATGCCGTACGGTTTACTTGAGTAAAATAGATGCCATCTCTTTTCAATCCCTTCATCATCTGCATAAGCCTCGACATGCTGGATATGACGGAACTTATCCCACTCGGGGCCACACTTTCCCAAAGCCATGGAAGCGAGCACCTCTGGACTGCAGTCCAGCAACAAATGACTTGGTTGTATAGTCCGTAGGCACATCGGGAGTTGTTTCTCATTGTAGTTAACTATAAGCACGAACCTCCGAAGTGAATTCATCTTACGTAGTAACTCAAGTTTTGGGCAGTGGTTGATCCAAAGCTTTTGCAATTTGGGAAAATTAGACATGCTAGTCAGGTCGGGTAAGTCATACAGGATGAGGTGAATTACAGAAGTGAAGTTCTTTAGCGACTGGAGGCACTGGACGCCACCGATGGTTAATTTTTTCATAACCCTTGCATGGGTGGCAAGACCGGGAGGAATATACCGCAACTTGCAGTTTTTCAGAAAAAATTCCTCCAAAGCGGGCATAGCTTTAACTTCCTCCTCCCATCCCCACTCCTCCCATTCCAGCATTCCACTTAAAATCAGTGTGTGCAGTTTTGGAAAGCCAACCATCGCCTGAGATGAATGATGGTGACGCTGACTTCGGGGTTGCAAGAATTCATCACCAACACGCTTGATTGTTGGAGCGCGATTGACCTGTAAAAACTCCAAAAATGGGAGTCGACACAATCCATCAGGCAGCTGGGTGCAGCAAGATAGATCTGTCATCCATAGAGTCCTCAAGTTCTTAAGTGGTACTTTTGTTGTCCACATCATCCATCCTGGAAGTTGACGCCCAAAATACCCTTTAATGTCAAGATACTCTAAGCAAGGCTGAGGGCATATCACATCAAACACCACCTCAATTTTTTTGTGTTCCTCGTTAGAGACTCGGGCTTTGAGCAACCCATCATCTCCTAGTCTGCTGCTGCATTCTAAGGTAAGTGCAGTCAGATATTGTTTTGCACCTACTCTAGCCTTTGCAATGGACGAGGCCTCTAATACATTCTCTAGACTCTTTAATCCAAGCTCCTTAAGCCGAGAAAGAGGCCCCAACTCTTCCAAACTACACCAATCACCATCCATATATGTTGGAAATCCAAATAGTACCCACAAATTTGTTAGAGCACGGAAACCCCTAGGAATACTGTTTACATGGGTGTCATTAGTTGAAAGATACCTCAATCCTTGTAGCTTAACAATGCTATCAGGAAGTTTTACAATGCCTCCACAACCTTCAAGGTTAATGTGTTGGAGGAATTTCAACTCATGGATGTTCTCTGGCAGTCTTGATATATCTGTGCAACTTCTTAATGACAAATACCTCAAGTGCTTCAGCTGACACACAGATTCAAGCAATGCTGTAAAATTTGCGGATTCTATAAATAGAGTTCGTAGGCTTGAGAAGGGAACCAAGGAATCACCGGGCTGCATTTTGAAGTTCCCAGATAACATTAGCAGTCTCAATAATTTATTCCCTGTTAAATCTCTCCATTCAAATTCATCTGATTCAACTCCTTTGGTTTCTATGGACAACCTAAGAAAACTATGTGATCCAAGTTTGTCTTTAGCAGTAGCTCCACTCTGAGCTACCAACGCTTCATCTCTAGCGACAAAGTGAGCAAATGAGCGAATGACATCATGCATATTTCCAATAAGCTGGCCAGGATAGTTTGTATCTGGCTCAATAAGATTCCTTAATATGAGCTCATTGTAGTACCTTTTTCCTTCAAGTTCTAGAATACCCGAGCCTCCATTAACCAACCCTTCACCAATCCACATGGACACTACTTCATTGACACTTAGTATTGTCTTTTTAGGTTTAAGGGAGAAGTGCAGAAAGCATTCTTGTAAGCAAGGGGACAAATCATCATAGCTAAGATGTATTGCATAGTTTAGCTCCTCTGGAATTCGAGATACTGACCATATATCATCATTCAAGATGTCTTCCCAATCACGTCGTGTTTTCTCCTTCTTGCATAGGAGCCCCCCCATAACTTTTATAGCAAGTGGTAAACCATCACATTTTGCTATAATTTGCAACCCAATATCTTTTAGCATGTCAAGCTCGGGTTCATCTTTTCCTGATGTGAGTACCTGCAAGCAGTTATAACACATAAAGTTAACGAGGGTACATGATATGTTGGCAATGGCTAGGTGTGTGCTCTTTTTTTATTTACTACAAGCAGTGCACTAGATCACCAAGAAAATAAGCTAATAGATAAAAAAAGGCATGCGCTATGATAAATTAGATTGCCACACATACGTGTGGAATCAACTTCATATTGATTTTCTAAAGATTACATTATGCATATGAAGGCGTACCAAAATATTTTTCGTTGTATTTTTATTCCTTTTCATTTATCATCTTGGTGAACTCGTTTTACAATTTTTTTAAGGCAAAAGCAATAAAACTATGCGGACTTTAATGCTCGGCGGTGATCACGAGCATGAAGTCAATAAAAGAAAACATGTTGGGTATAGAGATATTACATGGAGATTGATGATCTTTGGTAGAGGAATACAATTAATTGAGGTGAACAAGATGGGAAGAAATAACAACACCGTTGCACACAAGAAAGCGGAGTTTTCCCAACTTAATGGAGTGGCTGCCATTTGGTGGAACCCTCTACCAGTTAACATAGCAACATGTGCGCACTTAGATTGTAATGAACAATGCTAGATAAATGAATGGATGTTATCCCCTCTCCCCTTCCACACACAGACACACCCCTCCCAAAAAAACATGTGGAATCTTCTGTGTGGTAGTCGTATGCAAGTTCATATATGATCAAATTAACAACGTGGTGATATGTTAGTGTATATAAAATCAAATTAACATCATGACGCTAAAATACGGGTGTTATATCGAGAATGCGTAAGTACCGACCTGCTTCTTGAGCAATGACCATGCATCTATAGGACCTAATTTGTCAACATGGTGGCAATACACAACTTTCATACTCCGGGCAACAGTGTCATGTCTTGTGGTGATGAGGACTCTGCTACCTGGGCCGCCATAGCTAAAGGGAGTCATCAATAGTTTGTCCCATTCGCTGACACCCCACATGTCATCTAGTACAAGAAAGAATTTTTTGTCCTTGATGGCATTCATGAGAGCAACGACAAGTAGGGCCTTGTCTCGAGCCCCACCCACTCCAGGCAAGTCTCCGCCAGCGGCAGTGATGGCCGTACTCAACAATTCAACATCGTTGAAATCTCGTGTGATGCTAAGCCATATCTTCTTAGCGAACTTGCCTTCGATAGCCTCGTCATTGAATACCTTCTTGCAGAGAGTGGTCTTGCCAATCCCGCCTACACCAACAATGGCGACCACCATGAGGTGATCAACCTTGTCAGCTGCCTCCCTTGTAAGCACCTCCACAAGTGCTCTTGTGTCCTCCTCGATCTTCTCGCCAACCGCACCCGACCTCTCCATCAATGAATCCGTTTTGCGATCAGTGGCAAGAGATCGAGTTGCCTTCCGGTCTTGGTAGGCTTCTAACTTGATGAAATTGAAACTGCCACCCCACTTGCAGATGTCATCCAACTTTTGGTTGAGGTTCTTGATGCGTGTGCCGATATCATGGACATGCAGGGGATTTCGGATGCAAAAGAGGAGCGCGTGAAGGCACCCCGTGTCCGTGGATGGACCTTGCTCCATGATCTTGAGCTGGCATAGGTCGATGATGTCGGTGGCCTGGTACATGGCACGCTTCAGTTCCTCCACCCACCCCCGCACACTCTCGTCGGTGATGGTCCTCCTATCGGCATCGGCAAGAACATTCTTGAGATCCCTGAGCTTGGCGCCTAGTTCATTGATCTCACTAGAGACCCCGATCATCATGGCTATGTCTTCGCTTGCCATTTGGGCGAGCATGTTGGTCACGTACGATGCCAAAGCACCCAAAACCACCGCCATGTCGCAGGATTTGCCCGGGCAGCTGCTATACTGAAAATAGTGCATGCAAGTAAAATTACTCCTCTTTATAACAACTTTTTAATTCAACAATCACATTCTAAGAGTTGGTTCATACATCTCACTGTTGAAAACGAACGTGCTGTGGATTCACTCACCAGCGAATAGCTTGCAAATGAAAAATATGGCTTGCAAAGAAGAATGACATTGCTATACGTGAAAACAAAACTGAACCACGAATGAATATCACGTATAGCAACTCGAAATACAACAGAGGGCACCATCTGTTTTACACTAAAAATAGCTAGGAAGCAACAACAAAGCTAGCCTTATCTAGTGAAGCTGAAATTAATTACCTTGAATCGATAGGAGAGTTTGGAGCTCCAGACCAACTACCCGTGGGCTAAACTGCATGTGGAAGCTCCAGATTTAGCTTGATGAACAAATCCAGAAGATGATGCCTTTGTTTTCACAAATGGGCGTCATGGCAGGGTATGTATTCCTTTTTGTTTTTCTGCAGGGCAAGGAAGGGATTCTTGGATTGAACAAGGCAAAAGATGATGTGTTCCTTTTCCTTTTTGGCAGGGCAAGAAAGGAATTAGTTCCTTCCTTCCTTCTTGCGTCTGTAATTTCGTTCTTAATTAGATGATGTGTTTGTTTGGTTCGACATGGTATCAAACTTTTTTGGCTCTGAAGGAAGTGAGTCTGTCCAAGCATCAGATTAACTGGTGCATATTTTCTCCATACTGGCAAGCCTAATTGACATGGCAGATTGATTGAATACAAAACTAGTGATTGGACAATTGTCACCTCTTCATTACATCATGGCTGTTTCCTTCCTGAATCGAGAGAGCAAGAGCTGCCTAAACTTCAAGTGACTGTACTGATGAAAGGCCCCTCTTCTTGCCGGCCAGTGGCAAATCTAGGAATAAAATGGAGTGTAGGCTCAAACAGGCCCCTCTTTTTCCTTCCTTTTCACTTTCTTCCCGAATAATCCGTGGCAGATCGAGCCAGGATTTGAGCCAAGCCGGACAGGGGCGAACATTTGAGGTCTAAATTTTGTAAGGCACAATGCAAGTCTACTCAACCAAACAAATGATTCAATTTTTTTTCCGTCAATACAATTACGAGAGCATGAGAAAACACACCAAAAAAGACCTAGGAAGCACTATAATTTTCTCATGTCTGCCGTGCGACCACGCTTGCATAATGTTGTCATCCCAAAATTCCAAGTGAGGCCTATAATATGTGAAGCAACAACAATTATGAATGAATGAATCTAAAATCTTAACACAAGTGTAATAATATTTGTATCTTCCAGTAAGATAATATTGTACCATTAAATTGTAGTTGATTCAATAACACAAggtcgtagagtacccgcaaaaaacaaaaaacaaaaccccACGAGGTTGTCAAGGTAGATTGCATCGGTGATTCTTGAAAGCATGAAACCATAGCATAATCTGCTTGTATTCGATTTTTGCAGATATCTCACGCTCAACATAGTAGACCACCGAGTCAATCATCACCTAGCCTATTTCGAAGATCTCTCTTGAGCTAGTTTATTAAATACGTGAGGGACACAAACTTCACGAATTTTCAACAATATCAAAATTTGACATTGAATTAATTAGTCTACATTATAAATTCTAGTTGTGTCCTAGGCTCTAAAGTTCTAATAATATGGCCATGGAGCAATGAAATCAATGCAGTGTATAAATTTCTAAAAGGAAAGGCCAAAAAGGGGAGCAAAGAAATCTATTCGACATTCTCGTCGGCATCCATCTGGCGACCCGCGATGCATACGCGCGCGGACATGAACGTGCGGCGGCATGGACACAGACATGCGACGGCGTGTGCGGGCATGCGGCGGCGGTATTGCTGTTGCGACTGCTGAAACTAGCGATAGGGATTTTTTTTTTGACATGATTTTCTTTTTCGTGTAGTCGTTCGTACTGGGGTAATGCAGCAAGGCCCCCATATCTGGGCGTTCCAATTGGCCCACTAAGCTACTAAGGTCCAAGTCCCCATATCTGGGCAGCGCTACGTCTCGCGGGTACTCCTATATGGCGCGTGACGTACTCCTATATGGCGCGTGACGCGCTAGGGAACATGCCAGCGCGCACCCCTCCGCTCCCTTGCGCCcctagtgggccggcccatgagcAGCGCTGAACGCCTCAGTTTTTTTAATTCGTTTTTTTATTAGGGAAACGTTATACATCACCCGGCGGATAATCACGTTTGCGTCCGCCCCCTCGGTTGCTTGCCACGCGTCCCCTGTGGACCGCACCAGCACATTCTTTGCAACAGCCATGGCTCGTACCTTATCCTCATCTCCTCAATCTCCTTCCTGAATTAGCAGTGACAAGCAAGATGGTGGTCTGCACCATGAGTGTGCCCTTGCTCGCCACCGCCACATGCTAGCAGCCATCCTCACCGGCTAGGCAGGCCTTTGCCATCGTCACCGGCCGCCGTGGCGGTGCGCCGTTGTAGCCAGGCCTCGCACCATCGTCGCCGTTGTCACCCGCTTCCACCATGACGGTCAGCCGCGTGCGATGCGCCACCTCGCCGGTGAGGTGAGATTGTCGTCGCTCCTCTCTCACCACCATTCGATGGAAGCAACATGGTAGTTGTTTCTGCAACGCAACCGTTGTTTCAGGAATTGTTTCTGCAACACGGCCGTTGTTTCAGGAATTGTTTCTGCAATCTCCAAATTTTTGCAACATGGTAGTTGTTTCTGCAACGCAACAGTTGTTTCAGGAATTGGTTCTGCAACGCGGCCGTTGTTTCAGGAATTGTTTCTGCAACGTAATCATTGTTTCAAGATTGTTTCTGCAATGCGGCCGTTGTTTCTGCAACTGGTTTGTTGTTTCAGGAATTAGTGTGTCGGGAAGGCGACGAGCCGCGTGCGTGGAGTTAGATCGGACGGCTCGCGCGTGGAGATCCGACGGCTGTCGAGGTAATGGATGTTTACTAGACGTCTACCGGTAGACGCGTAGCGCTCCCCTTTTTATTACTATTCTTGCTTTTCGTTTTTTCTCAAAATAATTCGTAATTTAGAAAAGTTCCACATTTCAACAAAAACGAATTTTATAAAAAAAGTGTTCGTTATTTCAAAAtaacaaacatttttttaattttaatGAAAATTTCTTTATTTCGACGTACAAATTTATATGAGCATTTTTTAAATagtgatgaacatttttttaatatttgATGAACAAAGTTTGAATACGATTAAATTTTTATAAAC is drawn from Aegilops tauschii subsp. strangulata cultivar AL8/78 chromosome 1, Aet v6.0, whole genome shotgun sequence and contains these coding sequences:
- the LOC109761585 gene encoding putative disease resistance protein RGA1, with protein sequence MAVVLGALASYVTNMLAQMASEDIAMMIGVSSEINELGAKLRDLKNVLADADRRTITDESVRGWVEELKRAMYQATDIIDLCQLKIMEQGPSTDTGCLHALLFCIRNPLHVHDIGTRIKNLNQKLDDICKWGGSFNFIKLEAYQDRKATRSLATDRKTDSLMERSGAVGEKIEEDTRALVEVLTREAADKVDHLMVVAIVGVGGIGKTTLCKKVFNDEAIEGKFAKKIWLSITRDFNDVELLSTAITAAGGDLPGVGGARDKALLVVALMNAIKDKKFFLVLDDMWGVSEWDKLLMTPFSYGGPGSRVLITTRHDTVARSMKVVYCHHVDKLGPIDAWSLLKKQVLTSGKDEPELDMLKDIGLQIIAKCDGLPLAIKVMGGLLCKKEKTRRDWEDILNDDIWSVSRIPEELNYAIHLSYDDLSPCLQECFLHFSLKPKKTILSVNEVVSMWIGEGLVNGGSGILELEGKRYYNELILRNLIEPDTNYPGQLIGNMHDVIRSFAHFVARDEALVAQSGATAKDKLGSHSFLRLSIETKGVESDEFEWRDLTGNKLLRLLMLSGNFKMQPGDSLVPFSSLRTLFIESANFTALLESVCQLKHLRYLSLRSCTDISRLPENIHELKFLQHINLEGCGGIVKLPDSIVKLQGLRYLSTNDTHVNSIPRGFRALTNLWVLFGFPTYMDGDWCSLEELGPLSRLKELGLKSLENVLEASSIAKARVGAKQYLTALTLECSSRLGDDGLLKARVSNEEHKKIEVVFDVICPQPCLEYLDIKGYFGRQLPGWMMWTTKVPLKNLRTLWMTDLSCCTQLPDGLCRLPFLEFLQVNRAPTIKRVGDEFLQPRSQRHHHSSQAMVGFPKLHTLILSGMLEWEEWGWEEEVKAMPALEEFFLKNCKLRYIPPGLATHARVMKKLTIGGVQCLQSLKNFTSVIHLILYDLPDLTSMSNFPKLQKLWINHCPKLELLRKMNSLRRFVLIVNYNEKQLPMCLRTIQPSHLLLDCSPEVLASMALGKCGPEWDKFRHIQHVEAYADDEGIEKRWHLFYSSKPYGMETNIDMQEWSHGVAAIRAKAEATEKERFMATARAEAKAMEEARVVAAAHAESIALAKARTAKKEHDVAAARAEAKAVEEARAEAIAVAKARTGKKEHGVAADRTEAKAVEEARQSQSQSGGGRTGHGRGQCRSESNGGGAVFAAPHRSERSGGGAQRAFRPRQSEADTFEDHAAAAATTPTDV